A stretch of the Deinococcus misasensis DSM 22328 genome encodes the following:
- a CDS encoding N-acetyltransferase yields MLTLESIVVPDIHPNAPLMLRKARLTDIDAISELIGYWAVRGLMLVRSKQLLSETIRDFFVLEAEPLEGKPGGIAGVVGLHMLAIDLAEVRGLAVHPSFQGKGLGRWLVLACEREARDLGLPALFAWTYQQKFFENCGFTRIDKTNLHPKVWSECQRCPFYENCNEIAMLKELSAVSDQPSA; encoded by the coding sequence ATGCTGACTCTGGAATCCATCGTCGTCCCTGACATTCACCCCAATGCCCCCCTGATGCTCAGAAAAGCCAGACTGACCGACATCGACGCCATCAGCGAACTGATCGGGTACTGGGCGGTGCGGGGCCTGATGCTGGTGCGCAGCAAGCAACTGCTCTCCGAAACCATACGTGATTTTTTTGTGCTGGAGGCTGAACCTCTGGAGGGAAAACCCGGAGGGATCGCCGGAGTGGTGGGTCTGCACATGCTGGCCATCGACCTTGCCGAGGTGCGTGGACTGGCGGTTCACCCCTCATTTCAGGGCAAAGGTCTGGGACGCTGGCTGGTTCTGGCCTGCGAACGGGAGGCCAGAGACCTCGGGCTTCCGGCTTTGTTTGCATGGACCTACCAGCAAAAATTCTTCGAGAACTGTGGGTTCACCCGCATCGACAAAACCAACCTGCACCCCAAAGTGTGGAGTGAATGCCAGCGTTGCCCTTTCTACGAGAACTGCAACGAAATCGCCATGCTCAAAGAGCTGTCAGCCGTCAGCGATCAGCCGTCAGCATGA
- a CDS encoding four helix bundle protein: MRNFRELLVWQKAHQLVLEVYQLTKSFPVEERFGITSQLRRSVVSIPTNIAEGAGMGTELQMGRYLQIALGSASETEYLLLRSQDLGYLPNQEGVTLVGKVQEMKRMLSGFIVKLKGCADAGTLTADR; this comes from the coding sequence ATGAGAAACTTTCGGGAATTGCTGGTCTGGCAGAAAGCCCATCAACTGGTGCTTGAGGTCTATCAGCTCACAAAGTCTTTTCCAGTGGAGGAGAGGTTTGGCATCACATCACAACTGAGAAGATCGGTGGTTTCCATTCCCACCAACATTGCTGAAGGTGCAGGGATGGGAACAGAACTGCAAATGGGCAGGTACTTGCAGATTGCTCTCGGATCAGCAAGTGAAACCGAATATTTGCTTTTGCGTTCTCAAGATCTGGGGTACTTGCCTAATCAAGAGGGTGTCACTCTGGTGGGTAAAGTACAGGAGATGAAGAGAATGCTCTCGGGATTTATCGTAAAGTTGAAAGGATGTGCCGACGCTGGCACGCTGACGGCTGATCGCTGA
- a CDS encoding isopeptide-forming domain-containing fimbrial protein, producing the protein MMPVSLKSLIALLLVLPAFSQVQAQTSAGTSIDNQHRADYGDSLQNNLRAPAFSNMVKTQVLGVCAPLVLPDGTVLDPGQINSSVAGSRSVLGYTVENRGNGEFTLPLNVLHLDGWNAQSIKIFEDLDKNGAVDVLDPEITALTLKAGQSARVLVQIQTPFNGLGAAHFDLVASCTDTLSTKTDAANVARVVLTAASSVKLDKQMDLSQVKKGDEVTVTLKVTNTGLDDLQNVQVLDALDQTALQGLAYVPGTLKVVSNVQPFPGAIFFESGVQALSVIFDRIPRASFRTVEFKLKVLSDAALGDRVNVARVQGASATDATVLVSAEASYPFKVTYSPEIWLGPWQNPQAAEMTAADAQSATLNKQNTDLCLKHTLLNAAPVSDTLTVSMETISPELSFRLLNLQGNPLPSQIDLNAGQSIDFQVCYSTSANKEGSFTAVLKAESKLGATPNRTVDQITVSLPPEIWLGPLNFPRAAELTAEDTVSGQIVARNVPECLEHTVLNAAELPDVVTLTVEDLTVPAVLGGNDVQVQFYQGTTLLKQPIKFSLPARGSENFRVCYTRISNKQTPFTIRLTATSDRGPVNRTLDVVTHRPLQPEEQLVLQKSQSVAEGTKLLHGDEYTYTLKLTNNLPFVLNQLQVTDLLDPNLDFQSAEVTVAGVARPDVTATVTEVKDNAGKRIATRLDWTIPVLNPTEVADIRFKVMVRKDARDGYLIDNFFTADAQELYAPVESNHVKVLIWSTALVLKKEADKKVVEYGDVITWTLTLTNPASTVTVQDVTIEDKLPRGLVYIAGSTRWKLENAGTANQEQKTAGDPVQQGQLLVWGESAQSQLPDLPAQSRLVLTFQTRVTPEVEEEIINTATALGCGLKDPNLNQCIVTVASNSGGVSTATVKVQSTLFKTPALLMGRVYIDQDQNRKFDPAIDRPLKNARLVLSSGRSIMTDAEGRYSVDGIQTGVWAIRLDPFSAPYTPLSMPEDRGKLGSRNMMVAGLTTVDFPLLAPEANLNTFRSTRLQYGPLLVQKTVRPIGNNEYIVTVKLTAQQDLPEFQLTDVLPEGASLIEGELNPALDVLQKGEHLLDYRIRFNGTWAGALTDPQVRWRYP; encoded by the coding sequence ATGATGCCTGTGTCCCTGAAATCCCTGATCGCACTGCTGCTGGTTTTGCCAGCCTTCAGTCAGGTTCAGGCCCAGACATCTGCCGGAACAAGCATCGACAACCAACACCGCGCAGATTATGGAGACAGCCTCCAGAACAACCTGCGTGCACCTGCATTTTCCAACATGGTCAAAACACAGGTGCTCGGGGTGTGTGCCCCATTGGTGCTGCCTGATGGCACTGTGCTGGATCCCGGTCAGATCAATTCCAGCGTTGCTGGATCCCGGTCTGTGCTGGGCTACACGGTGGAAAACCGGGGCAATGGTGAATTCACCCTGCCCTTGAACGTGCTGCATCTGGACGGCTGGAACGCCCAGAGCATCAAGATTTTTGAAGACCTTGACAAGAACGGGGCAGTGGATGTTCTGGACCCCGAGATCACCGCTTTGACCCTCAAAGCCGGGCAGTCAGCCAGAGTGCTGGTGCAAATCCAGACCCCGTTCAATGGTCTGGGTGCAGCGCACTTTGATCTGGTCGCCAGTTGCACCGACACCCTGAGCACCAAAACCGATGCAGCCAACGTGGCCCGCGTGGTCCTGACGGCTGCATCTTCTGTCAAGCTGGACAAACAAATGGACCTGTCGCAAGTCAAAAAAGGCGATGAGGTCACCGTGACCCTGAAAGTCACCAACACCGGTCTGGACGACCTGCAAAACGTGCAGGTGCTGGATGCTCTGGACCAAACGGCCCTGCAGGGACTGGCTTATGTGCCGGGCACCCTGAAAGTGGTCAGCAATGTGCAACCTTTCCCCGGAGCGATCTTTTTTGAGTCCGGTGTGCAGGCCCTTTCGGTGATTTTTGACCGGATTCCCAGAGCCAGTTTCCGCACCGTGGAATTCAAACTCAAAGTGCTTTCCGATGCTGCTCTGGGAGACCGGGTCAATGTGGCCCGTGTGCAGGGTGCTTCTGCAACAGACGCCACTGTGCTGGTGTCTGCCGAAGCCAGTTACCCCTTTAAAGTCACCTACAGCCCGGAGATCTGGCTGGGTCCGTGGCAAAACCCTCAGGCCGCTGAAATGACTGCAGCCGATGCCCAGAGTGCCACCCTGAACAAGCAAAACACCGACCTGTGTCTGAAACACACTTTGCTGAATGCCGCTCCGGTGTCAGACACCCTGACGGTCAGCATGGAGACCATCAGCCCTGAGTTGTCTTTCCGGTTGCTCAACCTTCAGGGCAATCCTCTGCCCAGTCAGATCGATCTGAATGCGGGCCAGAGCATCGATTTTCAGGTGTGCTACAGCACCAGTGCCAACAAAGAAGGCAGTTTCACCGCCGTTCTGAAAGCCGAGTCCAAACTCGGGGCCACCCCCAACCGCACCGTGGACCAGATCACGGTCAGCTTGCCTCCAGAAATCTGGCTCGGACCACTCAACTTCCCCAGAGCCGCAGAGTTGACCGCCGAAGACACCGTGTCCGGTCAGATTGTGGCCCGCAATGTGCCCGAGTGCCTTGAACACACGGTTCTCAATGCTGCCGAACTGCCCGATGTGGTGACCCTCACCGTAGAAGACCTCACCGTTCCTGCGGTGCTGGGTGGCAACGATGTGCAGGTGCAGTTCTATCAGGGCACCACTTTGCTCAAGCAACCCATCAAATTCAGCTTGCCTGCCCGGGGCAGTGAGAACTTCCGCGTGTGCTACACCCGCATCTCTAACAAGCAAACCCCTTTCACCATCCGCCTGACCGCCACCTCGGACCGCGGACCTGTGAACCGCACTCTGGATGTGGTGACCCACCGTCCTTTGCAGCCTGAAGAACAACTGGTCTTACAGAAATCTCAATCGGTGGCTGAAGGCACCAAACTCTTGCACGGTGATGAGTACACCTACACCCTCAAACTCACCAACAACCTGCCTTTCGTGTTGAATCAACTTCAGGTGACTGACCTGCTGGACCCCAATCTGGATTTCCAGAGTGCAGAAGTGACGGTGGCTGGAGTGGCCCGTCCAGATGTGACCGCCACCGTGACCGAGGTCAAAGACAATGCTGGAAAACGCATTGCCACCCGTCTGGATTGGACGATTCCCGTCCTGAACCCCACTGAAGTGGCAGACATCCGCTTCAAAGTGATGGTTCGCAAAGACGCCAGAGATGGATACCTGATCGACAACTTCTTCACTGCAGATGCACAGGAGCTGTATGCCCCCGTGGAATCCAACCATGTGAAAGTGCTGATCTGGTCCACGGCTCTGGTGCTCAAGAAAGAAGCCGACAAAAAAGTCGTGGAGTACGGCGATGTGATCACCTGGACCCTGACCCTGACCAACCCGGCCAGCACCGTCACCGTGCAAGATGTGACCATCGAAGACAAATTGCCCCGAGGGCTGGTTTACATTGCAGGGTCCACCCGTTGGAAGCTGGAAAATGCTGGAACCGCCAACCAAGAACAAAAAACCGCTGGTGATCCTGTCCAGCAAGGCCAATTGCTGGTGTGGGGTGAGAGCGCCCAATCTCAACTGCCTGACCTGCCTGCCCAGTCCAGACTGGTTCTCACCTTCCAGACCCGGGTCACCCCGGAAGTGGAAGAGGAGATCATCAACACCGCCACTGCTCTGGGATGTGGTCTCAAAGATCCCAACCTGAACCAGTGCATTGTGACGGTGGCTTCCAACAGTGGAGGGGTTTCCACCGCAACCGTGAAAGTCCAGAGCACCCTGTTCAAAACCCCAGCCTTGTTGATGGGCCGCGTGTACATCGATCAGGACCAGAACCGCAAGTTTGACCCTGCCATCGACCGTCCTCTCAAAAATGCCCGTCTGGTGCTGTCCAGTGGCCGCTCGATCATGACCGATGCAGAAGGCCGCTACAGCGTTGATGGCATCCAGACCGGAGTCTGGGCCATCAGGCTTGATCCTTTCAGTGCCCCTTACACCCCACTGTCCATGCCAGAAGACCGGGGCAAATTGGGAAGCCGCAACATGATGGTGGCTGGACTGACCACAGTGGACTTCCCCTTGCTTGCTCCAGAGGCCAACTTGAACACTTTTCGCTCCACCCGCTTGCAATACGGTCCTTTGCTGGTTCAGAAAACTGTGCGCCCAATTGGGAATAATGAATACATCGTGACGGTGAAACTCACAGCGCAACAAGACCTGCCTGAATTCCAGTTGACCGATGTACTTCCAGAGGGAGCAAGCCTGATTGAAGGCGAGTTGAACCCCGCTCTGGACGTGCTCCAGAAAGGTGAACACCTGCTGGATTACCGCATCCGCTTCAACGGAACCTGGGCTGGCGCACTCACCGATCCCCAGGTGCGCTGGAGGTACCCATGA
- the carA gene encoding glutamine-hydrolyzing carbamoyl-phosphate synthase small subunit, whose amino-acid sequence MIRKERAILALEDGTVYRGYAFGHRGETVGEVVFNTSMTGYQEIMTDPSYNGQIVCMTYPHIGNYGVAIYDMESNKPYVRGFISREFSESYSNHRAQESLERFMQDHGIVSISGIDTRALVRRLRSGGVVKGVIAHRSFTHPTDPYGEFTPEEEHLLVQRARNHEDIDGRDMTPEVTTPLPYAYPTLQEGKRVVLMDFGIKHSIVKNLARVGIEPIVVPATTTPSQIMALQPHGLFLSNGPGDPAAPTYAHETAWNLLGLLPTFGICLGHQILGLAVGGKTYKMKFGHRGGNQPVKNLLTGEIEITSQNHGYAVDIDSIPNGQFIATHINLNDNTLEGMAHSRYPVFSVQYHPEASPGPHDSHYLFQRFIEEINAFDGATGSPIQKALAGKLGV is encoded by the coding sequence ATGATCCGTAAAGAACGTGCAATTCTGGCTCTGGAAGACGGTACCGTATACCGTGGGTACGCTTTCGGGCACCGTGGCGAAACCGTCGGTGAAGTGGTGTTCAACACCTCCATGACCGGATATCAGGAAATCATGACTGACCCTTCTTACAACGGTCAGATCGTCTGCATGACCTATCCCCACATCGGCAACTACGGTGTGGCGATTTATGACATGGAGTCCAACAAGCCCTATGTTCGGGGCTTCATCAGCCGCGAATTCAGCGAGTCCTACAGCAACCACCGCGCCCAGGAGTCTCTGGAGCGCTTCATGCAGGACCACGGCATCGTGTCCATCTCGGGCATTGACACCCGTGCTCTGGTGCGCCGCCTGCGCAGTGGCGGAGTGGTCAAGGGCGTGATTGCCCACCGCAGTTTCACCCACCCCACCGACCCTTACGGCGAGTTCACCCCCGAGGAAGAACACCTTCTGGTGCAACGTGCCCGCAACCACGAGGACATCGATGGCCGCGACATGACCCCCGAGGTCACCACCCCCTTGCCTTACGCTTATCCCACCCTGCAAGAGGGCAAGCGTGTGGTCCTGATGGATTTCGGCATCAAGCACTCCATCGTGAAAAACCTTGCCCGTGTGGGCATTGAGCCCATCGTGGTTCCTGCCACCACCACCCCCAGCCAGATCATGGCCCTGCAACCCCACGGTCTGTTCCTGTCCAACGGCCCCGGGGATCCTGCTGCGCCCACCTACGCCCATGAAACCGCCTGGAACCTGCTGGGCCTGCTTCCCACTTTCGGGATTTGCCTCGGGCACCAGATTCTGGGTCTTGCTGTGGGCGGCAAAACCTACAAGATGAAGTTCGGTCACCGTGGGGGCAACCAGCCGGTCAAGAACCTGCTGACCGGTGAAATTGAAATCACCTCCCAGAACCACGGTTATGCTGTGGACATTGACTCCATCCCCAATGGACAGTTCATTGCCACCCACATCAACCTGAACGACAACACCCTTGAAGGCATGGCCCACAGCCGTTACCCGGTGTTCAGTGTGCAGTACCACCCCGAGGCCTCCCCCGGCCCCCACGATTCCCACTACCTGTTTCAGCGTTTCATCGAAGAGATCAACGCCTTTGATGGTGCCACCGGTTCTCCGATTCAGAAAGCGCTGGCTGGAAAACTGGGAGTGTAA